A genomic region of Raphanus sativus cultivar WK10039 chromosome 6, ASM80110v3, whole genome shotgun sequence contains the following coding sequences:
- the LOC108806591 gene encoding mitochondrial import receptor subunit TOM9-2 yields MAKRIGGAGKSGGGDSNILARISNSEIVSQGRRAAGDAVGVSKKLIWSTGKAAWIAGTTFLILVVPLIIEMDREAQLNELDLQQASLLGAPASPAQRGM; encoded by the coding sequence ATGGCGAAGAGAATCGGTGGAGCCGGGAAATCAGGCGGCGGAGATTCAAACATCTTGGCTCGGATCTCTAACTCCGAGATCGTATCTCAAGGGAGACGCGCAGCTGGAGATGCCGTGGGAGTGTCGAAGAAACTGATCTGGAGCACGGGAAAAGCGGCGTGGATCGCTGGTACGACTTTTCTCATCCTCGTTGTTCCGTTGATCATCGAGATGGATCGTGAAGCGCAGCTCAACGAATTAGATCTTCAGCAGGCAAGCCTCCTCGGAGCTCCCGCGTCTCCTGCGCAAAGGGGAATGTAG
- the LOC108805904 gene encoding hypothetical protein At1g04090: MFGCKCLYWNNLTEFPPLKQPQTFSLPASLPHWPSGRGFASGRISLGDVEVAEITSFEFIWRYVSPRDKNKSVSFYKPDKLPDSFHCLGHYCQPDSRLLRGFVLVARGIVTSALAKPLDYTLVWSSNDLSSSSSEEEPKSEGCGYFWLPQPPRGYKPVGFLVTTSPTKPGLDQVRCVRANLTDKCEARRVIITALSDSLSVPLFIWTTRPSDRGMWGKGVSAGTFFCRTPLMISTEEIEEEDHLCNNIACLKNLDSSLHAMPNLDQIHALIQHYGPRVFFHPDEVYLPSSVSWFFKNGAVLCCSDNQEPVDENGSNLPHGGANDKQFWIDLPSNDEQRSKFLKRGDLETAKLYVHVKPAFGGTFTDLAFWIFCPFNGPATLKLGLLNISLAKTGQHVCDWEHFTLRISNFSGELHAVYLSQHSGGEWVEAQDLEFVEGSNRAVVYSSKHGHASFARSGMYLQGSDLLGIGIRNDTARSDLFVDSCSRYEVVAAEYLGEEVVEPPWLGYMREWGPKIVYGSRTEIERLNERLPWRLRCWVDAVLRKLPVELSGEEGPTGPKEKNNWFGDERW; encoded by the exons ATGTTTGGGTGCAAGTGTCTCTATTGGAACAATCTCACAGAATTTCCGCCATTGAAGCAACCCCAAACCTTCTCCCTCCCTGCTTCTCTTCCCCACTGGCCTTCAG GTCGAGGCTTTGCTTCAGGAAGAATCAGTCTTGGAGACGTAGAAGTAGCCGAGATCACATCTTTTGAATTCATATGGCGATACGTCTCTCCTCGAGACAAGAACAAGTCTGTCTCATTTTACAAACCCGACAAATTACCCGACAGTTTTCACTGTTTAGGACATTACTGTCAACCCGATTCTCGCCTCTTGAGAGGTTTTGTTCTTGTAGCTAGAGGCATCGTCACGTCTGCACTTGCAAAGCCACTTGATTATACATTGGTCTGGAGCTCAAACgacttatcatcatcatcatcagaagaAGAACCTAAAAGCGAGGGCTGCGGTTACTTCTGGTTACCGCAGCCTCCTCGAGGGTATAAACCGGTCGGATTCTTGGTTACAACGAGTCCCACGAAACCTGGTTTGGATCAAGTTAGATGCGTTCGAGCTAATCTAACCGATAAATGTGAAGCGCGTAGAGTCATTATCACTGCGTTATCGGATTCTTTAAGCGTTCCTTTGTTTATATGGACAACAAGACCTTCAGACCGCGGCATGTGGGGCAAAGGAGTCTCTGCAGGTACATTCTTCTGTAGAACTCCGTTAATGATCTCCACGGAggagattgaagaagaagatcatcTCTGTAACAACATCGCTTGTTTGAAAAACCTTGATTCTAGTTTACATGCGATGCCGAATTTAGACCAGATCCATGCTTTGATTCAACACTATGGTCCGAGAGTCTTCTTCCACCCTGATGAAGTCTACTTGCCTTCTTCCGTCTCTTGGTTCTTCAAGAACGGTGCCGTTTTGTGCTGCTCTGATAACCAAGAGCCTGTCGATGAAAACGGCTCGAACTTGCCTCATGGTGGAGCCAATGATAAACAGTTTTGGATTGATTTACCGAGTAATGATGAACAGAGGAGCAAGTTTCTGAAGCGAGGAGATCTCGAAACAGCCAAGCTCTACGTTCACGTTAAGCCGGCGTTTGGAGGAACGTTTACTGATCTCGCGTTTTGGATTTTCTGTCCTTTTAACGGACCAGCGACTCTGAAGCTCGGCCTCTTGAACATCTCATTGGCTAAAACAGGTCAGCACGTTTGTGATTGGGAGCATTTCACTCTCCGGATCAGCAACTTCTCCGGGGAGCTTCACGCAGTTTACTTGTCTCAGCATAGCGGCGGAGAGTGGGTGGAAGCTCAAGATCTGGAGTTCGTGGAGGGAAGCAACAGAGCTGTGGTTTACTCGTCCAAGCATGGTCACGCCAGCTTTGCTAGGTCAGGGATGTATTTGCAGGGGTCGGATTTGCTTGGGATTGGGATAAGGAACGATACGGCTAGAAGCGATTTGTTTGTGGATTCGTGTTCGAGGTACGAGGTTGTTGCGGCAGAGTATCTAGGAGAGGAGGTGGTGGAGCCGCCGTGGCTTGGTTATATGAGAGAGTGGGGACCAAAGATTGTGTATGGATCGAGGACGGAGATTGAGAGGTTGAATGAGAGATTGCCGTGGAGGCTGAGGTGTTGGGTTGATGCAGTGTTGAGGAAGCTTCCGGTGGAGTTATCAGGCGAGGAAGGGCCAACGGGACCCAAGGAGAAGAATAATTGGTTTGGTGATGAGAGATGGTGA
- the LOC108808032 gene encoding uncharacterized protein LOC108808032, protein MFHTAQWSSVHCYATPPLSSIKIWANLTCVPQDLRYKQGLSLVARLIGESKETDDFTLNLVSFTLSHVKVEVDLTKPLPSVVEFERQSGEVVEVKVDYPWLPPTCSHCKALGHVIRNCLQFTPPKTPLPSASVTVEKAKKKCQ, encoded by the coding sequence ATGTTTCATACCGCCCAATGGTCGTCTGTCCACTGTTACGCTACTCCTCCGCTTAGTTCCATCAAGATCTGGGCCAATCTTACATGCGTTCCTCAAGACCTGCGTTACAAGCAAGGACTCAGTTTGGTGGCTCGGTTAATTGGGGAATCTAAGGAGACTGATGATTTCACTCTTAATCTAGTCAGTTTCACCTTATCTCATGTGAAGGTGGAAGTGGATCTTACCAAGCCGCTTCCAAGTGTTGTGGAATTTGAAAGACAGAGTGGCGAGGTCGTTGAGGTCAAGGTGGATTATCCATGGCTACCTCCAACTTGTTCTCACTGTAAAGCGCTTGGACATGTGATCAGGAATTGCTTGCAGTTCACGCCTCCAAAGACCCCCCTTCCTAGCGCCTCTGTCACTGTtgaaaaagcaaagaaaaagtgTCAGTAA